From one Trifolium pratense cultivar HEN17-A07 linkage group LG1, ARS_RC_1.1, whole genome shotgun sequence genomic stretch:
- the LOC123891098 gene encoding uncharacterized protein LOC123891098 isoform X1 — protein sequence MAFVLILNGNLFMLTLISIAIFCSYSVTAEAQLEGGQNIVKALSCFENKLIYAGCDDAYRLNPSGNIKVPPEATDFFCSGPCLIETQLLLECIDNMLSNFIFNNKANVQQMRYALNAGCSYSRKRGNFNLEDYIGGETNNAQDAPILIRYYYFIVAVTAVYLMRLT from the exons ATGGCATTTGTGCTTATCTTAAATGGAAATTTATTTATGCTTACTTTAATTTCCATTGCTATATTTTGCTCTTACTCAG TAACTGCAGAGGCTCAGCTGGAAGGAGGGCAAAACATAGTAAAGGCTTTGTCTTGTTTTGAAAATAAGCTT ATTTATGCTGGGTGTGATGATGCATATAGATTAAACCCATCTGGGAATATTAAGGTGCCACCGGAGGCTACTGATTTTTTCTGCAGTGGACCATGTCTCATAGAAACACAGTTATTGCTTGAATGCATTGACAACATGCTCTCCAATTTCATATTCAACAACAAAGCAAATGTACAACAAATGAGGTATGCACTCAATGCTGGCTGCAGCTACTCAAGAAAAAGAG GGAACTTCAATTTGGAAGACTACATTGGAGGAGAGACAAACAATGCTCAGGATGCACCTATTTTGATTAGATACTACTACTTCATCGTTGCAGTGACAGCGGTTTATTTAATGCGTCTGACATAA
- the LOC123891015 gene encoding pentatricopeptide repeat-containing protein At1g09190: protein MNKTLQKIESKILHLLHNTKTKTQLPQIHAHFLRHGLHQSNQILSHFVTVCTSLHQIPYATLIFNHTHNPNILLFNSIIKAHSTFPPFHQSFHFFNLMRITHKISPDNFTFPPLLKATSNLCHYNLGQNLHAHVTALGFLHHNPVRIGLLEVYSTCGKMEDANKVFDEMSHREVVVWNLMIHGFCKVGDLEKGLKLFKNMNQRSVVSWNIMISCLAQCKKDGEALELFREMLELGFEPDDATLVTVLPVCARLGDVDAGEWIHSYADAKGLLREVIAVGNSLVDFYCKCGNLEAAWSAFNGMVNKNVVSWNAMISGLGYNGKGEHGVDLFEEMLKEGVTPSDSTFVGVLACCAHAGLVDKGREFFDSMTFKFMLSPKLEHYGCVVDLLGRCGHVREAYDLIRTMPLMPSAALWGALLSACRTYSDREVAEIAAKELVRLEPWNSGNYVLLSNVYAEEGKWNEVEKVRVLMQGSGINKVPGQSATE, encoded by the coding sequence atgaataaaaCTTTACAAAAGATAGAAAGCAAAATTCTCCATCTTCTTCACAAcaccaaaaccaaaactcaaCTCCCACAAATCCACGCCCATTTCCTACGCCATGGCCTCCACCAATCCAACCAAATTCTCTCCCATTTCGTCACCGTCTGCACCTCTCTTCACCAAATCCCTTACGCCACACTCATTTTCAACCATACCCATAACCCCAACATTCTTCTCTTCAACTCCATCATCAAAGCCCATTCAACATTCCCACCTTTTCATCAATCGTTCCATTTTTTCAACCTTATGAGAATAACCCACAAAATTTCTCCTGATAATTTCACTTTCCCACCTTTGCTTAAAGCTACTTCCAATCTTTGTCATTACAATCTTGGCCAGAACCTTCATGCCCACGTTACTGCACTTGGATTCTTGCATCATAATCCGGTTAGAATTGGGTTGCTTGAGGTTTACTCCACTTGTGGGAAAATGGAAGATGCTAATaaggtgtttgatgaaatgtctCATAGAGAGGTTGTGGTTTGGAATTTGATGATTCATGGGTTTTGTAAGGTGGGTGATTTGGAAAAAGGTTTGAAgctttttaaaaatatgaatcaaCGTAGTGTTGTGTCGTGGAACATCATGATTTCTTGTTTGGCGCAGTGTAAGAAAGACGGGGAAGCTCTTGAGCTTTTTCGTGAAATGTTGGAGCTGGGTTTTGAACCGGATGATGCAACGTTGGTCACGGTGCTTCCCGTTTGTGCTCGCTTAGGTGATGTTGATGCTGGTGAAtggattcattcctatgcagATGCGAAGGGGTTACTGAGAGAAGTTATTGCTGTGGGAAATTCGCTTGTGGATTTTTATTGTAAATGTGGTAACTTAGAAGCTGCATGGAGTGCTTTCAATGGGATGGtaaataaaaatgttgtttCTTGGAATGCAATGATATCTGGTTTGGGTTATAATGGGAAGGGTGAACATGGGGTTGACTTGTTTGAAGAGATGTTGAAAGAAGGGGTAACCCCTTCTGATTCTACTTTTGTTGGTGTTTTGGCGTGTTGTGCTCACGCGGGTTTGGTGGATAAAGGGCGAGAATTTTTTGATTCTATGACTTTTAAGTTTATGCTTTCACCAAAACTGGAGCATTATGGATGTGTTGTTGACTTACTTGGCCGTTGTGGACATGTAAGGGAAGCTTATGATTTAATTAGAACTATGCCCCTGATGCCAAGTGCTGCCTTGTGGGGTGCTTTGCTTAGTGCTTGTCGTACTTATAGTGATAGGGAAGTTGCTGAAATTGCAGCAAAAGAGCTTGTCCGTCTTGAACCGTGGAATTCTGGAAACTACGTGTTGTTGTCCAATGTTTATGCAGAAGAAGGGAAATGGAATGAAGTTGAGAAAGTTAGAGTGTTGATGCAGGGAAGTGGCATCAATAAAGTTCCAGGGCAGAGTGCAACGGAATAG
- the LOC123891098 gene encoding uncharacterized protein LOC123891098 isoform X2, with translation MAFVLILNGNLFMLTLISIAIFCSYSEAQLEGGQNIVKALSCFENKLIYAGCDDAYRLNPSGNIKVPPEATDFFCSGPCLIETQLLLECIDNMLSNFIFNNKANVQQMRYALNAGCSYSRKRGNFNLEDYIGGETNNAQDAPILIRYYYFIVAVTAVYLMRLT, from the exons ATGGCATTTGTGCTTATCTTAAATGGAAATTTATTTATGCTTACTTTAATTTCCATTGCTATATTTTGCTCTTACTCAG AGGCTCAGCTGGAAGGAGGGCAAAACATAGTAAAGGCTTTGTCTTGTTTTGAAAATAAGCTT ATTTATGCTGGGTGTGATGATGCATATAGATTAAACCCATCTGGGAATATTAAGGTGCCACCGGAGGCTACTGATTTTTTCTGCAGTGGACCATGTCTCATAGAAACACAGTTATTGCTTGAATGCATTGACAACATGCTCTCCAATTTCATATTCAACAACAAAGCAAATGTACAACAAATGAGGTATGCACTCAATGCTGGCTGCAGCTACTCAAGAAAAAGAG GGAACTTCAATTTGGAAGACTACATTGGAGGAGAGACAAACAATGCTCAGGATGCACCTATTTTGATTAGATACTACTACTTCATCGTTGCAGTGACAGCGGTTTATTTAATGCGTCTGACATAA